The nucleotide window GAGGGGGACTTCTCGCTGCGCGGCTTTCCCGCCGTGCGGGCTTGGCTGGAGCGGGTGGCGGCGGAGCCCGGCCATGTGGACATGGAATGGCGGCCGTCTGTCGCGGAAACATAGCGGGGATTGATCGCGGTTCCGTGAGGGCGTGACATCATCTTGCCATAATGTGCAAAGGCCAAGCCGCCGTGGCGCCACGATTCCTTTCCACTCTCGCATGTGTCGGCGGAACTGATTCGCATGCGTCGACGTTGGTCGGTTGCGTTCTACTGAGCGAGATCATCATGTCCGGACGGTGTGACATGGAAGTTGGGCACTTCACCCTGGGGCGGCTTGATCGCCCAGGCGCGGGCGTCTCGTCCGCCGATCCGGAAGTGCTTGCCCGCGCGGTGCGTGACCACAAGGTGGGCGACGCGCTCGCCCAGGCGGCTCTCACCTTCGCCCTCATGCTCGCCATCGGCGCCGTCGCCTTCGTGCTGAGCGCGGAGCATGCGGCCGCGGCCAGCCAGCTCATCGTCAACGGCGTGATCGACTATTCCGGCATCCTGCTCGGCCTGGCCATGGCCGGCAGCGTCCTTCTTGTCGGCCGCCGTGCCGCGCAACGCCTCGTCCGCGCCAGGTCACGGACGGCCCGTGATGCCGAGTTCTTTCGCCGGCCGCGCTGAGCCGGCGATGCAGCTGCGACCCGATCCCCGTTTCCGTACCCTGCCGCGCGAGATGGGCGCGGTTCTTGCCCGGCGCGATCACCGGCAGCGTTCCTCTTTTCCCCGTCCCGGCCGCCGCGCCGCCATCGCTGCGCTGGCGCTGCTCGGCCTGCTTGTCGCCGGCGCCTTTGCCTTCGCGGCCGACGATGCCGGTGCCGCGAGGCGCTTCGCCGGCGAAGAGGTGCGCGTGGTGCCTTTCGCCTCGGGGCTGGAGCATCCCTGGAGCATGGCCTTCCTGCCGGACGGCCGCCTTCTCGTCACCGAGCGGGATGGGCGCCTGCGCGTGATCGATTCCTCCGGAAAGCTCGGCGCGCCCATCGTCGGCGTGCCCGATGTGGCGGCGCGGGGGCAGGGCGGCTTGCTGGATGTGGCGCTGGGCCCCGCCTTCGCCACCAACCACCTGATCTATCTGAGCTATGCCGAGCCCCGCCCGGACGGTGCCGGCACCTCCGTGGCGCGCGGGCGCCTCTCGGAGGACCTGACCCGGCTCACCGACCTGCAAGTGATTTTCCGCCAGCAGCCCGCCCATTCCGGCGGCAACCATTTCGGCTCGCGCCTCGTGTTCGCGCCGGACGGCATGCTGTTCGTGACGCTGGGTGAGCGCTTCGACCTGATGGACAAGGCGCAGGACCTCTCCACCACCCTCGGCAAAGTGGTGCGCATCGCGCCGGATGGCTCGATCCCGGCGGATAATCCCTTCCGCGACCGCCCCGGCGCGCGGCCTGAAATCTTCAGCTACGGCCATCGCAACGTGCAGGCCGGCGTCATCGAGCCCGCCACCGGCCGGCTGTGGACGGTGGAGCACGGTCCGCGCGGCGGCGACGAGGTGAACCGGCCGGAGGCGGGCAAGAACTACGGCTGGCCTATCATCGGCTACGGCCGGCATTATTCCGGCGCCAAGATCGGCGTCGGGACGCGCAAGGAGGGCATGGAGCAGCCCCTGTTCTATTGGGATCCCTCCATCGCGCCCTCCGGCGCGGCCTTCTACTCCGCCGACCTTTTGCCCGCGTTCAAGGGCCAGCTCTTCGTCGGCGCGCTGGCGGGGCAGGCGCTGGTGGAGGTGAAGGTCCGCAACGGCGCCGTGACCGGCGAGGAGCAACTGCCGTTAGGCAAGCGCATCCGCGACGTGCGGCAGGGACCGGACGGGGCGCTGTGGCTGGCCACCGACGACACCGGCGAGATCCTGCGCGTGGTGCCCGCCGCCGCCAAATGAGTGGCCCTGACGGGATTCCCTTGGGTCCCCATCGCTCCTAACATCGGGTCGCCGATGGCGCTTGGCTCTTGATTCCGGGCGCCCTGTTCCGCGGAGACCCCATGGCCCAGACGCTGCT belongs to Xanthobacter autotrophicus Py2 and includes:
- a CDS encoding glucose sorbosone dehydrogenase (PFAM: glucose sorbosone dehydrogenase~KEGG: eba:ebA6077 predicted glucose/sorbosone dehydrogenase), translating into MGAVLARRDHRQRSSFPRPGRRAAIAALALLGLLVAGAFAFAADDAGAARRFAGEEVRVVPFASGLEHPWSMAFLPDGRLLVTERDGRLRVIDSSGKLGAPIVGVPDVAARGQGGLLDVALGPAFATNHLIYLSYAEPRPDGAGTSVARGRLSEDLTRLTDLQVIFRQQPAHSGGNHFGSRLVFAPDGMLFVTLGERFDLMDKAQDLSTTLGKVVRIAPDGSIPADNPFRDRPGARPEIFSYGHRNVQAGVIEPATGRLWTVEHGPRGGDEVNRPEAGKNYGWPIIGYGRHYSGAKIGVGTRKEGMEQPLFYWDPSIAPSGAAFYSADLLPAFKGQLFVGALAGQALVEVKVRNGAVTGEEQLPLGKRIRDVRQGPDGALWLATDDTGEILRVVPAAAK